A stretch of DNA from Brevibacterium sp. CBA3109:
CCGGCAGGCCGATGTGTCCCATCATCACCATCGGGATGCCGGCCTTGACCGCGGACTTGAACGGCAGCAGGTCCGTGTCCTCGAGTTCCTCGATGCTCTTCTTCGACACCGGCAGGCTCTCGTGCGAGTCGACGTGAAGACGACCGTGGCCGGGGAAGTGCTTCGCGGAACTGGCGACGCCGCCGAGGTGGTATCCGGTCGCGGCTTGGGCGACCACTTCGGCGACGGCCTTGTGATCGTCCCCGGCCGAACGCACGTTGATGGCCACGTCCTTCTCACCGGTCGTGACATCAGCGTCCGGGGCGAAATCGATGGTGAAGCCCAGGTCGGTGAGGTTCTGCCCCTGCACCTTGGTCGCGGTCTGCGTCAGTTCGGGGTCCTGGGTGGCCGAAAGCGCCATCAGTGGTGGAAACGGCAGCGCCCCGGTGCTCAGCCGCGACACCGGACCACCCTCCTGATCGACGCCGATCGACACGGGCTGGCCCTTGGAGCGGGCCCCGCTGATTGCTTCTGTAACGCCCTTGACCTGGTCAGGCGTCGGATTCTTGGGCAGATTGTCGGCCATGATGATGACCCCGCCGAGGTTATTGTTCTTCAGCAGTTTCACCCCGGTCTGCGTATCGGCACCTGACCAGGTGCCGATGATGAGGGACCCAGCCAGCTCAGCGGCGGAGAACGAATCCACGATCTTCTTCGCCTCGGCGGCGAAGTCAGCGGGGCCGATGTCCGCGGGATCGGCAGCCTTTTCGGGGTCGGCCCTCTGAGCCGATTGCGGTGCTCCCGCTCCCCCAGTCTTCTCCGGTTGCGGATCGGAGGGTCCACCGGAGCAACCGGTCAGGGCGAGCACAGCGGTCGCGGCGATGATGCCAAGTCTGGGGCGCATATCACCATGCTAATCGCCGAAGCTGTACCGGTGGCCTGGAGGTCAGTGTGGACCTGGTCGAGGAGCTCGGTGCCGATGCCTATGTGCACGGTCGGGCGACGACCGGCACCGGCGACATGCCGATCGTCAGCAGAGTCAGCGGGCGCACGCGCGTGGCCAGAGGTGACGTGGTCAGAGTCGTCCCGGAGTTCTCCTGCCTGCACCTCTTCGATTCGCAATCCGGTGCGCGGCTATCGGATGAGACCGAGCACGCGGCCTGAATGTGACGCCCGATAAGCGGGCGGAGGCAAGAAAATCAGGCGCGGAATACTATGATCGATCCATGGTCGATTTCGCACGCTCACCCCGCTCCACGCTTGGAGTCGAATGGGAACTGGCTCTGTTGGACGGGGACAGCCTTGATCTGACTCCCGCCGCCGAGATCCTCCTCGCCGATGTCGCCGAACGTGCACCCGAATTCGAGAAGCAGATTGTGGGCGAAATGCTCACGAACACGATCGAGCTCGTCACCGGCGTCCACAAGCAGGTGTCCGGAATCGCCGAGGACCTGGCCACGTCCATGGGCGCCCTGCGCACCCTGACCGAGGACCGTGGGATCGAACTCATGTCTGCCGGGACGCATCCCTTCGCGCAGTGGCAGTCTCAGGAGGTCCGTGCCAAGGACCGCTACCTCGAGCTCGTCGATCGCACCCAGTGGTGGGGCCGGAACATGCTCATCTTCGGCGTCCACGTCCACGTGGGCATCGACTCCCGGGACAAGGTGCTGCCGATCGTCAACGCCCTCCTCGCCTATGTCCCCCACCTTCAGGCCCTGAGCGCATCATCACCGTTCTGGGGCGGGACCGACACCGGCTATGCCTCGAACCGGGCGATGATGTTCCAGCAGCTGCCGACCGCTGGACTGCCCTTCCAGTTTGACGAGTGGTCGGACTACGAGAAGTACGTGGCCGACATGCTCACCACTGGCATCATCGACAACATCAATGAGATCCGCTGGGACATCCGGCCCGCCCCGAACTGGGGAACCGTCGAGGTCAGAGTCTGCGATGGGCTGCCCACGCTCGAGGAGATCACGGCGATCACGGCCCTCATCCAGTGCCTCGTCGACGACTTCTCCGCCCGTCTTGATGCCGGTGAGGCCCTGCCGAGGATGCCGGATTGGTTCCACGACGAGAACAAGTGGCGTGCCGCACGCTACGGCATGGACGCCATCATCATCGAGAATGCCGAGGCCGATGAGCGTCTGGTCACCGAATGCCTGGCCGATGAGATCGCGCGCCTGGCCCCGGTGGCACAGCGTCTGGGCTGCACCGACGAACTGAACTCCATCACCTCGATCATCGACCGCGGCGTGCCCTATCAGCGGCTGCAGAACGTGTTCAAGGACACCGAATCGCTGACCGAGGTGACTCGATCGCTGATCAGCGACCTGCGCACCTCATACACCTGAGGGTTCCTCATACACCTGAGAGTTCCACCAGCCGCTGCCCCGCCCACATTCGCCGAAACACGTGTGCTGCACCGAGAATTGCAGGCGCACACCAGTGCCGCGGTACAACACCCGAATCTCGACGACGCTCCGCACGGAGCCAAGGCGACACTCCGCACGGAGCCCAGCAGCTGGTCTGCAATGCTCACAGGTGGGGGCGGAGGAGCTCCAGTAGGACCGGCAACGACGCGGCGACCCCGGAGTGCAGCTTGAGATCCGTGAGCTGTTCAATCGGCACCCAGGCGAGCTCGATGCTCTCCGGATCGCTGATGACCGGGTCGAAATGATGCAGAGTCCGGGCGATGACCGTCGTGTACGACCAGTCGCCGAGATCGAGGACATGGGTCTCGAGGACTTCGATGCCCTCGGCCTCACGGTCGGGGACACCGGCTTCTTCCCAGGACTCGCGAACGGCCGCTTCGATGGCGGATTCGCCCAGGTCACGGGCACCACCGGGGAAACCCCAGGTCCCTCCTTCGACCGACCACAGAGCGCGGTGCTGCATGAGGATCCCCTGCGCGGGGTCAAGCAGCATCAATCCCGCTGCCCCATTGAGTCCCCAATGCTTCTGTCCGTCCGAGCCGAGAGTCCATCCGTCGCCCGATCGCCGAGGCGGCAGATAGTCGGGCAGATCCTTCGAGTTCGGGCCATAAGCGGTCTCATCGCGTGAGGCACCGCTTCGGTCGTGTGTGTAGGCGTTCTGGTCGCCTGCGTTCGGGTCAGACGAGGACATGATCGACATCCAATGAAGAGACTGCGGCAAATGACAGGTCGCTGGGTCCGATTCCACGGCGGACGAGTTCGGCACCGAGGGCTGCGACCATGGCTCCGTTGTCCGTGCACAAGCTCAAAGACGGCACGCGCAACCTCACCCCCGCCTCGGCGCATCTGGTTCCAAGAACCTCGCGCAGGTGGGAGTTCGCGGCGACTCCCCCGCCGAGGACGACGTGGTTGATTCCGGTGTCGGCCGCCGCCAGCAGAGTCTTCGTCACGAGGACGTCGACGACGGCGTCCTCGAACCCCGCTGCGATGTCGGCGACCCGCAGGTGGGTTCCCAGCGTCTCGGCCTTCGTAACCTCCCGCAGTGCGGCGGTCTTGAGCCCGGAGAACGAGAAGTTGAAGCGACGTTCGGGGTCGCGCAGGTCCTGCTTCTTGGCCAGTCCGCGGGGGAACTTCACGGCGGTGCGATCGCCCGGGATTCCGGTGCCGTCGAGCTGCCCGAGAGCGGCCTTGGAGATGTTCGGTCCGCCTGGGTAGTTGAGCCCCAGCAGCCGTGCGGTCTTGTCGAAGGCTTCGCCGGCAGCATCATCGATCGTGGCGCCGATGAGTTCGATGTCATCGACGACGTCGCCGATGCGCAGGATCTCGGTGTGCCCGCCGGAGACGAGGAGTGCGATGGTCGGCGTGGTCAGACCGTCGACGTCGGTGGCGATGAGGTCCACCGCCACATGTGCGGCGAGGTGGTTGACCCCGTAGAGCGGCAGGTTGAGTGCCGCGGCGAGGCCCTTGGCAGCACCGACTCCGACCATCAGCGCACCGCTGAGTCCCGGGCCTGCGGTCACGGAGATTGCGTCGAGGTCACCCAGCGCGATGCCTGCCTGGTCGCAGGCCGAGGCGATGGCCGGACCGATGGCCTGGACATGTGCGCGTGAGGCGACCTCGGGGACCACACCGCCGAAGCGAACGTGTTCATCCATCGAGGATGAGACCGTGTTGGTCAGCAGGGTCCGGCCCCGAACGATCCCGACTCCGGTTTCGTCACACGAGGATTCGATGCCCAGCACCAGCGGTTCGCTCATGCGTCGGTCGCCCCGTCCTCACTGTCGTGTGATTCGCTGTCCTCAATTTCGAGGTCCGCGTAGAGCGCGAGCAGCTCTTCCTCACCGGCTTCGGCGACGTCGAGCCCCAGGACCCGAGCGAACAGGCGCAGGTGAGTGTCCCACATCGGTCCGAAGTCCGCGGCTTTGAGACGTGCACTCTCGACGTCGGCTGCAGATTGGGTGAAGATCAGAAGGGTCGCGTCCCCATCTGTGAGTTCGAGCGCGAGCAGCGCCATGCCCAGCACGCCGAAATCGTCGAGCTCGACGAGGACATGGTCCTCGACCTCGCAGCTGAGGATCTCACCGTGCAGCTTGGTCTCACCGAGGTCGAAGGTGATCGCAGGATTGGAATCCCCCTCAGCACTGTCGTCGACGGTGAAGGACGCGAACCAGGCCCTGGCGGTCTCACTGTCGACGAGCTTGGACCAGACGGTCGCAACGTCGAGGGCCAAGGGCAGTTCGATGACCAGGTCGGTGCCGTTCTCCCAATTCACAAGGCGTGGGCTGGTGCTCGTCATGCTTCCACCCATGCCTCGTTGAGGGCCGTGATCTCGTCATCGGCCAGCTGCAGTTCGGTTCCCGCGAGCAGTTCCGTCAGCTGCTCGGGCACCCGCGCCGGGGCGATGGTGGAGGGAATGAAATCGTGTGACAGCTGCCAGGCCAGGGTGGTTGCGGTCATGGTGGCGTTGTGTGCCGAAGCCACGTCGTCGAGGATTTCGAGAGCGCGAAGCGCCTCTTGGTTCTCGAGGAGGTCGGCCACGCGTTCACCGCGCACGCTGCCGGTGGCGTCTCCGCCGGTGTGCTTTCCCGTCAGGAATCCCGAGGCCAAGGAGTGGAAGGGAAGTTCAGCGATGCCGTTGGAGCGCAGGTAGGCCTGCTTCTGTGGGTCCACCGCGCTGCGGGCCACGAGATTGTACCGATCCTGGACGACGCGGTAGCACGCCAGCGAGTACTTCGCACTGATCTTCATTGCCGACTGCAGACGATTCAAGGTGAAGTTCGAAGCGCCGAGGTAGCTGACCTTCCCGGAGCGCACCAACGCGTCGAAGGTCTCCGCCACAGCCACCTGATCAACGTCCTCATCGTCGGCGTGGGCGTAATAGACGTCGACGTGGTCTGTGCCGAGACGACGCAGGGAGGCGTCGATGCAGTCGCGAATATTGGCTGGGTCAAGGCCCTTGTGCTTCGGGTGCATTCCCACCTTCGTGGCGATGACCATGTCATCGCGGTTGCCACGCGAGGCCATCCATTCGCCGATGATGGTCTCCGACTCACCGCCGGAGTTGCCGTCGACCCACACAGAATAGGCGTCCGCCGTGTCGATGAAGTTTCCACCCGCCTCGGCGTAGGCGTCGAGGACTGCGAAGCTCTGGTCCCGGTCCGCACCCCATCCGAAGGGATTGCCTCCCAGATGCAGGGGGTGGACCATCAGATTCGTGTCAGCCAATTGCACTCTTTCCATGACTCCAGCCTACCCTTTGGCAGCGGTCGACGAAGGAATGAGTCAGATGTTAGGGCAGGCTAGGCTAAGATGAAAACGAGTACTGTAGTCGTCCGGATCATCGAGACACTTCCGGATCATCGATCTCTCAATGAGGAAACATCATGACTGAACCATTCTCAGCTCGGCTCAAGGCCAGCACAGCCACGATCCATGACGAGGTCGAGCACACCGATTTCATGGTCGATCTCATGGAGGGCAGGCTCGACTCACGCGCCTATGCGCTTCTGCTCAAGCAGTACGAGGTCATCTATGGCGTCCTCGAGCAGAGGTCCCGGGAGTTCGCCGAAGACACGATCTTCGCAGGGTTCTACGACGCGAATCTGTTCCGACATGAGCGCATCGTCTGGGACCTGCAGGAACTGACCAGCTCTGACCAGTTCAGGCTCAGCGATGTCGACCTGCCCTTGACCCGCAGTGCCGAAGTCTACGCAGCCCACCTCGCTGGGATCGAGAGTCCGGAGCAGCTCATCGCCCATCACTACACGCGCTACCTCGGCGATCTGTCCGGCGGGCAGGCCATCGGAGCGCTTATGGCCAGGCACTACGCTCTGCCCACCAGCGCGCTGACGATGTGGGACTTCGCCGAACTCGGCAAGACGAAACCGTATAAGGATGCCTACCGTCTGCGACTCAACGACATCGCAGGCACCGGCGGGGACGAACAGACCGTCATCGATGAGACGATGACCGCGTTCAGGCTCAACGGGGAACTCCTCGCAGAGCTGACCGCCATGTCGCAGCGGTCTGCAGCCACCATCGCCTAGGCACCATTCGCGATTCGACTCTGCAGCGAGCCGAATCACACTTGACCGGAGATGAGAAGCGGAGTTGTATGCAGAAGATGACTGGTCGCGAATGGTTCGACTCATCGGCGTCGGCACTGACAGCCCTGCTCCCGGCCACCCGAAACCAGCTGGACGCTCCCGGGCTCGGTGAGTGGGATGTGCGATCTCTGCTCGGGCACACGTGCCGCGCATTCACCACGGTGGAGAGGTATCTGAGCGCTGGCGCCGAATCGCCGACGAGGCAGCCCGACGTCGATTCGCCTGCGGACTACTACCGTGGCGCGTCTGCCATGCTGGCCGTCCCCCAGCAGGTTGAGCTGCGAGGCAAGGATGCCGGTCGAGAACTCGGAGATGATCCCGCCGCAGCCGCCGAGGCCATCGCCCAACGGGTATGCGATCTGGTTGCTCGCACACCTGCGCATGCGATCGTCCTCACTCCAGTCGGGGCGATGAGACTCGACGACTACCTGCCCTCGCGCGCTTTCGAACTCACCGTGCACGGCCTTGATCTCGCACTGGCCACTGGACAGCCGATTCCCGAGCGCCTGCAGCAGAACATCGGCAATGCCATCACCCTGTGCTCTCAGATCGCGACTGCGAAGCAAGCCGTGCAGCTTCTTCGTGGGATCACCGGCCGAGATCAGCTGCCCCCAGACTTCACCGTCATCTGAAGTAAGGAGGACTCGGACAACGCGAGCACTGCCGCGGCCGGGCGGCAGCGCCTGTGGTGCCTCAGAGCCTGTTGTGCCTCGGAGCCTGTTGTGCGCAGTGCGATCGACGCAGCCCGGCCACCCCTAGGGGCGGAGCTGCATGAGGATCGCGTCGGCTCCCGGGTAATAGTCGGGGCGTCTGCCCCACTCGGCGAATCCGAATGTCCGATAGAGGCCCAGCGCCGATTCATTGTGCTCGTCGACTTCGAGATGGACGACGTGGGCCCCCTGCTGCCGGGCCCAGCCTATCCCGCTCGTCAGCAGGGACCGACCGATGCCATGGCCGCGGGCCGCGGCAGTCGTGGCGATCGTCATCACGTCGCCTTCGCTGCCACCGACAGACATGACGATCCATCCGGCCAGCTCCCCCGCCGAATCAGAAGAACGCTGACCCGCCGAGGCGGTTCTGGCCATGAGCATGACCGTTCCCGGCTGCGCCATGACCGCCCAGTAGTAGTGCACGGTCCACGCGGTGGCCCCGAAGACCCGGGAGTCGTTGTCCGCGATTTCCGCGAGATCCCACCAGTGCACGTCGCTGATGACCACGTCGTCTTGCTCCGTCGCATCGCTCACTTCTGGTTGCCTTCGCTCACTTCTGGCTGCCTTGACTCACTTCAAGTGACTCTTGCGCACCGGGGCCGACTTGGCATCGGGCTCGCGCAGATACTCCGGGACCGGTTCGCCCAGCTCCTCGCCTGCCGCGATCGAGCGAGCAGCGAAGAACGCGAGGAACTCTGCGCGCGGATCGACGAGCTCGGGATGCCCCGATGCTCCGATGACATCGTCGTAGAGGACGAAGCCGCGGCCGATCCGTTCGGTGATGTCGACACGATCGCAGCTCTGCCCGACTTCGGCCCCCGGCACCTCGAGTCGGTACCCGTGGTCGGCGAGCACGTCTGCGACCTCGGCAGGCTTGGCCACGAACGGCCCGGACTTCAGAGAAGCGTCCGAGGCCTCGTAGACGCTGAAATACACTTCCTTACGCCGAGCATCACCGGCGATGAGCACGGGCCCTCCCCCACCCTCGGACCTGCGGCAGAACTCCTCGGCCAGCGCGGCCTGGGACAGGACTCCCCTGACCGGGATGCCACGAGCCTGAGAGACCGCGATGCCGGCCGCGATCCCGACCCGCAGACCGGTGAAAGGCCCCGGACCGATTCCGGTGACGACAAGCTCGGGCTGCACCTCATGCGCCAGCACCCGCACCAGGGCGGGTCCGATGAATTCGACGTGTCTGCGCTGGTCATCGGCCTGTTCGACGGCCAGAACAGCACCGGATGCGGTGTCGACCAAGGCTACAGAGGCTGACTGTGAGGTGTCGATGCTGAGAATGATCATGTGTTGTCCCTTTCGTCCGCAGCCACGGCCGCGTCGACGTCACCTGCGGCGCCAGCGACGTTCGGCCCCACAACCGCCTCGGTGCGAATCGAATCGCTCAGGCGCGGCCATCGCTCGTCCCATGTGGCGCCGTGCCCGTGCAGTTCGACAATCCGCCGTTCGTCCTCGATCGCGTCCTCGTCTTCGCCTAAGTCCTGGCCCTGGTTGTCGGCATCGGTCCCGGCAGAGGCATCCCTGTCGGACTCCTCGCCGAGGCTGAACATCGGGGTGATCGTCAGACCCAGATAGTCCGAGCTGAGCTGCTCAGCCACACCCTCACCCCATTCGACGACGGTGATCGATTCCTCGAGCTCCGAGTCGAGGTCGAGGTCCCCGAGCTCCTCGGCATCGGAGAGCCGGTAGGCGTCGACATGGACCAGTGCAGGACCGTGACTGCGCGAAGGATGCTCACGTGCAATGACGAACGTCGGGGAGGTGATGCGCCCTGCCACCCCCAACGCGCGCCCCAGGGACTGGGTGAAGGTCGTCTTCCCGGCACCGAGGTTGCCGCTGAGGATGAGGAGATCACCGGCGCGCAAGTGCTTGGCAAGCACCTTCGCGAAGGTTCTCATCTGGGCCAATGACGACAGTTCGAACTTCATCACGACACCGCGCCCGCACCGTGCTGGGGTCCGCCGTCGCCGCCGACCGTCCCGCCGGCTTCCACGCGCTCGACGCGCTCGCTGATGCGGGTGACGATCTCGTAGTTGATGGTGTCTGCCCAGTCGCCCCATTCAGCTGCGCTGGGTCCGTCGGGTCCGAGGAGGACGACTTCGTCACCGATGGCGACTTCGCCCGCACCGACCTCGACGATCATCTGGTCCATCGCGATCCGACCGACCACGGGATACCGTGTGCCGCGGATGCTGACCTCGGCCCGATTCGAGGCCGTCCGGGGAATCCCGTCGCCGTAGCCGCCCGGGACCAGGGCGAAACGCGTGTTCGCCGCCGCCGTGAACGTCAGCCCATAGGAAGCGCCATGACCTGCCGGAATGTCCTTGAGATTGACCACCTGAGAGACCAGCCTCAGCACCGGCGTCAGCCCCAGATCGGTGGAGTCCTGGTCCTCGAGCGGGGAGAGCCCGTAGAGCGACAGGCCGACCCTCGCGCAGGTGCCGGGGAACGGTGAGAGAGTGAGTGCGGCCGGTGAGTTCGCGATATGGACGTCGAGTCGATCCGATTCGCCGAGGCGGCCCTCCGCGTCATCGAGAACCGCGTTCAGTTCCCGATGGGCCGAGTCGAAGATGTGCGTCTGCTGCGCGGTCTCGCCCCGTTCCGGTTCGTCCGCGACCGCATAGTGGCTCATGATTCCCACGATCTCGATGCACGGATCGGGTTCGTCGCCCAGGGTCCGCAGCTGGTCCAACGCCAATGCCCAATCGGCCGGAGCGAGTCCGTTGCGGCCCAGCCCAGTGTCGGCCTTGAGGTGGAGGCGGGCCGTGGTGTGCGTGCGTTCGGCGGCCTGCCGGAGCCTGTCGATGCTGGCAACGGTGGATACGCCGAGTTCGATGTGGGCGGCGAGGGCCGCGTCGAGGTCGGTGGTGGGCCCGTACAGCCACGCAATGATCGTGACACCGCTGCCCAAGATCTCACGCAGGTGCAGGGCCTCACCGATCGTGGCCACGCAGAAGTCGCGCCAGCCTGCGGCGAAGAGACCGCGGGCGACGATGTCGACGCCGTGCCCATAGGCATTGGCCTTGAGGACGCACTTGAGGCGGGCCGGTGCGAGCCGCTCGGCCAGCGCCGCGGCATTGGCCTGCAGCGCGGCCACGTCGATCTCGGCCTTCACCAGTGCCCCTGAGGAATCGGTTGATGTCACTGGATAAGAATACCGTGCGCCCTCGCTGCCGGCTTGAACAGGGATCGTGTCAGAGCGAACAGAGCCCGTTTCACTCATACGGGGACCGGGTCACTCGATGAGGTATCCGCCGTGGATGAGTTCACCGGTCACCTCGGCGACGGCATCGACCAGGGCCCCGGCGTTGACGGCCCGACGTCCGGCGGCATTGTGCACGAGCACGCCGAGGCCGACGGTGTGGGCCAGTTCCCGTTCGAGCAGCGGATGCTCTGCCGAGGAATGCTGGTTCTTGGCGTGGGCGATCGCGACCATGGCGCCGATGATCCCAGCGAGCACATCCCCAGATCCGGCCGTGGCCAGGCTGGCCGGTCCGGTCTCGGGGAGCACGCAGAACCCGTCGGGGGCGGCGATGACGGTCTGGTGCCCCTTGAGCAGGACGATGCAGCCGCTCAGGCGTGCTGCCTTCTGTGCCCAGCCGATGGGCTCGGAGTTGATTCTGCTTGCGGTGATGATCTCGCCGAGGATTCGGCTGAGCAGTCGTGCCAGCTCACCGGCGTGCGGTGTCAGGACAACGGGACGTTCGGCCAGCCACGTGCCCTTGACGGATTCGGCGCGACCGACCATGTCGAGGCCACCGGCGTCGAGGACCACGGGAACGTTCGTCTCGGACAGGGAGTCCACAGCGTCATGGACGTGTTCGGTTTCGGGGTCGCCGGGGCCCATGACGACGGCGTCCATGCGACCGGGGGCGGTGACCACCTCAGCGTGGAGGCCGATGACGAACTCGGCGACCAGTTGGGATCCCAGGTATCGGACCATGCCGACTCCGCAGTTGACCGCCGAGGTGGATGTGAGGACCCCTGCCCCGGGGTATTCCTCGGATCCAGCGAGGATCCCGACGATTCCGCGGGAGTATTTGTATTCTTCGGGCCCCGGGCGGGGGAAGTCGGCGTTGAGATCGCCGGTGTAGACCACCTCGGCGGTGGCCAGCTTCGCATCGAGCTCGAGCCCGATTTCGATGACGGTGACCGTTCCGGTGAAGGCCCTGACACGAGGATCGGTCAAATCGGTCTTGAGCCCGCCGAAGGTCACTGTGTGATCGGCGTGGATCCGGTCCGTCGAACCCTTTTCGTCCGGGGACAGGTCGGAGGGGACGTCGACGGCGATGACGGTCGCGGCGGCACGTTTCGAGCCGTGCGTGCCCGTGGCGCTGTTCCTGCCCCGTGTGCCGTTGACGCTGCTCGAGCGTTGCCAGTCGTTGATGAGGGAGGCGATGTGGGTCGGAAGCCCGCGTCTGGCGCCGGTGCCGAGGATGCTGTCGAAGACGAGGTCGGAGCGAGTGAGCTCACGCAGAACTTCGGCGCTGATGTCCGCATCTGTCTCGGGGAAGCCGATGACACCGGCCCCGGCTCGACGTGCGGCGTCCAGG
This window harbors:
- a CDS encoding glycoside hydrolase family 3 N-terminal domain-containing protein, with amino-acid sequence MRPRLGIIAATAVLALTGCSGGPSDPQPEKTGGAGAPQSAQRADPEKAADPADIGPADFAAEAKKIVDSFSAAELAGSLIIGTWSGADTQTGVKLLKNNNLGGVIIMADNLPKNPTPDQVKGVTEAISGARSKGQPVSIGVDQEGGPVSRLSTGALPFPPLMALSATQDPELTQTATKVQGQNLTDLGFTIDFAPDADVTTGEKDVAINVRSAGDDHKAVAEVVAQAATGYHLGGVASSAKHFPGHGRLHVDSHESLPVSKKSIEELEDTDLLPFKSAVKAGIPMVMMGHIGLPDAKTTPATLNKKAYQSLRDTLDFDGVIITDALNMKAVDQNQGGGETVRALSAGADLALMPPNSAAAQQAVVKAMKNGDLKKADLQKKAERVVAMQLATAETQKAITEAEDVGGSDSGPAGSKDPQEVLTEVAEQSLTVLKGECAFEGTDSISIVGGGEKEKTALAAAAKTAGLDVGSGGTTVSLSPDTSAEVAVGTAAPWTMRNTSAKSAITAYDSNSNALKAVAKWLKGDLNASGKLPVDYDGSDKAPDCS
- a CDS encoding glutamate--cysteine ligase, which produces MVDFARSPRSTLGVEWELALLDGDSLDLTPAAEILLADVAERAPEFEKQIVGEMLTNTIELVTGVHKQVSGIAEDLATSMGALRTLTEDRGIELMSAGTHPFAQWQSQEVRAKDRYLELVDRTQWWGRNMLIFGVHVHVGIDSRDKVLPIVNALLAYVPHLQALSASSPFWGGTDTGYASNRAMMFQQLPTAGLPFQFDEWSDYEKYVADMLTTGIIDNINEIRWDIRPAPNWGTVEVRVCDGLPTLEEITAITALIQCLVDDFSARLDAGEALPRMPDWFHDENKWRAARYGMDAIIIENAEADERLVTECLADEIARLAPVAQRLGCTDELNSITSIIDRGVPYQRLQNVFKDTESLTEVTRSLISDLRTSYT
- a CDS encoding NUDIX domain-containing protein; its protein translation is MSSSDPNAGDQNAYTHDRSGASRDETAYGPNSKDLPDYLPPRRSGDGWTLGSDGQKHWGLNGAAGLMLLDPAQGILMQHRALWSVEGGTWGFPGGARDLGESAIEAAVRESWEEAGVPDREAEGIEVLETHVLDLGDWSYTTVIARTLHHFDPVISDPESIELAWVPIEQLTDLKLHSGVAASLPVLLELLRPHL
- the tsaD gene encoding tRNA (adenosine(37)-N6)-threonylcarbamoyltransferase complex transferase subunit TsaD, with protein sequence MSEPLVLGIESSCDETGVGIVRGRTLLTNTVSSSMDEHVRFGGVVPEVASRAHVQAIGPAIASACDQAGIALGDLDAISVTAGPGLSGALMVGVGAAKGLAAALNLPLYGVNHLAAHVAVDLIATDVDGLTTPTIALLVSGGHTEILRIGDVVDDIELIGATIDDAAGEAFDKTARLLGLNYPGGPNISKAALGQLDGTGIPGDRTAVKFPRGLAKKQDLRDPERRFNFSFSGLKTAALREVTKAETLGTHLRVADIAAGFEDAVVDVLVTKTLLAAADTGINHVVLGGGVAANSHLREVLGTRCAEAGVRLRVPSLSLCTDNGAMVAALGAELVRRGIGPSDLSFAAVSSLDVDHVLV
- a CDS encoding aldo/keto reductase, giving the protein MERVQLADTNLMVHPLHLGGNPFGWGADRDQSFAVLDAYAEAGGNFIDTADAYSVWVDGNSGGESETIIGEWMASRGNRDDMVIATKVGMHPKHKGLDPANIRDCIDASLRRLGTDHVDVYYAHADDEDVDQVAVAETFDALVRSGKVSYLGASNFTLNRLQSAMKISAKYSLACYRVVQDRYNLVARSAVDPQKQAYLRSNGIAELPFHSLASGFLTGKHTGGDATGSVRGERVADLLENQEALRALEILDDVASAHNATMTATTLAWQLSHDFIPSTIAPARVPEQLTELLAGTELQLADDEITALNEAWVEA
- a CDS encoding biliverdin-producing heme oxygenase, whose translation is MTEPFSARLKASTATIHDEVEHTDFMVDLMEGRLDSRAYALLLKQYEVIYGVLEQRSREFAEDTIFAGFYDANLFRHERIVWDLQELTSSDQFRLSDVDLPLTRSAEVYAAHLAGIESPEQLIAHHYTRYLGDLSGGQAIGALMARHYALPTSALTMWDFAELGKTKPYKDAYRLRLNDIAGTGGDEQTVIDETMTAFRLNGELLAELTAMSQRSAATIA
- a CDS encoding maleylpyruvate isomerase N-terminal domain-containing protein, which produces MQKMTGREWFDSSASALTALLPATRNQLDAPGLGEWDVRSLLGHTCRAFTTVERYLSAGAESPTRQPDVDSPADYYRGASAMLAVPQQVELRGKDAGRELGDDPAAAAEAIAQRVCDLVARTPAHAIVLTPVGAMRLDDYLPSRAFELTVHGLDLALATGQPIPERLQQNIGNAITLCSQIATAKQAVQLLRGITGRDQLPPDFTVI
- a CDS encoding GNAT family N-acetyltransferase; its protein translation is MSDATEQDDVVISDVHWWDLAEIADNDSRVFGATAWTVHYYWAVMAQPGTVMLMARTASAGQRSSDSAGELAGWIVMSVGGSEGDVMTIATTAAARGHGIGRSLLTSGIGWARQQGAHVVHLEVDEHNESALGLYRTFGFAEWGRRPDYYPGADAILMQLRP
- the tsaB gene encoding tRNA (adenosine(37)-N6)-threonylcarbamoyltransferase complex dimerization subunit type 1 TsaB is translated as MIILSIDTSQSASVALVDTASGAVLAVEQADDQRRHVEFIGPALVRVLAHEVQPELVVTGIGPGPFTGLRVGIAAGIAVSQARGIPVRGVLSQAALAEEFCRRSEGGGGPVLIAGDARRKEVYFSVYEASDASLKSGPFVAKPAEVADVLADHGYRLEVPGAEVGQSCDRVDITERIGRGFVLYDDVIGASGHPELVDPRAEFLAFFAARSIAAGEELGEPVPEYLREPDAKSAPVRKSHLK
- the tsaE gene encoding tRNA (adenosine(37)-N6)-threonylcarbamoyltransferase complex ATPase subunit type 1 TsaE; protein product: MKFELSSLAQMRTFAKVLAKHLRAGDLLILSGNLGAGKTTFTQSLGRALGVAGRITSPTFVIAREHPSRSHGPALVHVDAYRLSDAEELGDLDLDSELEESITVVEWGEGVAEQLSSDYLGLTITPMFSLGEESDRDASAGTDADNQGQDLGEDEDAIEDERRIVELHGHGATWDERWPRLSDSIRTEAVVGPNVAGAAGDVDAAVAADERDNT
- the alr gene encoding alanine racemase; protein product: MTSTDSSGALVKAEIDVAALQANAAALAERLAPARLKCVLKANAYGHGVDIVARGLFAAGWRDFCVATIGEALHLREILGSGVTIIAWLYGPTTDLDAALAAHIELGVSTVASIDRLRQAAERTHTTARLHLKADTGLGRNGLAPADWALALDQLRTLGDEPDPCIEIVGIMSHYAVADEPERGETAQQTHIFDSAHRELNAVLDDAEGRLGESDRLDVHIANSPAALTLSPFPGTCARVGLSLYGLSPLEDQDSTDLGLTPVLRLVSQVVNLKDIPAGHGASYGLTFTAAANTRFALVPGGYGDGIPRTASNRAEVSIRGTRYPVVGRIAMDQMIVEVGAGEVAIGDEVVLLGPDGPSAAEWGDWADTINYEIVTRISERVERVEAGGTVGGDGGPQHGAGAVS